A region of Bos javanicus breed banteng chromosome 17, ARS-OSU_banteng_1.0, whole genome shotgun sequence DNA encodes the following proteins:
- the CFAP73 gene encoding cilia- and flagella-associated protein 73 isoform X1, protein MAVPWEEYFQLVLEEKLSTKIPEQNMDHVPPVLRLLEKRQELMDADRGLQAQKEVFETTKASLKQRWEQLEQKEQELKGSFIRFEKFLQDAEARRSRALRRAEEERHLAGRREAEALRLRAQLAELQRERARLQRGLQRLEPCARLLGQMLELLPEFQEVPELVARFDGLADMQAALRLTERQRLAELEEARARLQRLRDSWQDELLLQGQRRAHLLERLESARERTLHWVPRPEEESKWIQIQNTAAEKTLLLGRTRMAVLNMYHLVCQHQRRPPALDVEDTEGQLEQVKLSILDLSAMLAGLREAESAAPTS, encoded by the exons ATGGCAGTGCCCTGGGAGGAATATTTCCAACTGGTTTTGGAAGAGAAACTGTCTAC GAAGATCCCGGAGCAGAACATGGACCACGTTCCCCCAGTCCTGCGTCTCTTGGAGAAGAGGCAGGAGCTGATGGATGCAGATCGGGGCCTTCAGGCCCAGAAGGAG GTGTTCGAGACCACAAAGGCCTCCCTGAAACAGCGATGGGAACAGTTGGAACAGAAAGAGCAGGAGCTAAAGGGGTCATTCATCCGCTTTGAAAAGTTTTTGCAG GACGCCGAGGCCCGGCGCAGCCGCGCACTGCGGAGAGCCGAGGAGGAGCGGCACCTGGCGGGCCGCCGGGAGGCAGAGGCGCTGAGGCTCCGGGCTCAACTGGCCGAGCTGCAGCGGGAGCGCGCGCGGCTGCAGCGCGGGCTGCAGCGTCTGGAACCCTGCGCACGCCTGCTGGGGCAAATGTTGGAGCTGTTGCCCGAG TTCCAAGAGGTCCCCGAACTGGTGGCGCGCTTCGACGGGCTGGCGGACATGCAGGCGGCGCTGAGGCTCACGGAGCGCCAGCGGCTCGCGGAGCTGGAGGAGGCGCGCGCGCGGCTGCAGCGGCTGCGGGACTCCTGGCAGGACGAGCTGCTTCTGCAAGGCCAGCGGCGAGCGCATCTCCTGGAGCGACTGGAGTCGGCGCGGGAGCGCACGCTGCACTGGGTACCGAGGCCGGAGGAG GAATCCAAGTGGATTCAAATCCAGAACACGGCGGCTGAGAAGACCTTGCTTCTGGGGCGCACCAGGATGGCAGTACTCAATATGTACCACCTGGTGTGTCAGCATCAGAGACGGCCACCCGCCCTAGACGTCGAGGACACCGAGGGGCAGCTGGAGCAG GTGAAGCTGTCCATTCTGGACCTCTCCGCCATGCTGGCCGGACTCCGTGAGGCTGAGTCCGCCGCCCCCACCTCCTAA
- the CFAP73 gene encoding cilia- and flagella-associated protein 73 isoform X2, with amino-acid sequence MAVPWEEYFQLVLEEKLSTKIPEQNMDHVPPVLRLLEKRQELMDADRGLQAQKEVFETTKASLKQRWEQLEQKEQELKGSFIRFEKFLQDAEARRSRALRRAEEERHLAGRREAEALRLRAQLAELQRERARLQRGLQRLEPCARLLGQMLELLPEFQEVPELVARFDGLADMQAALRLTERQRLAELEEARARLQRLRDSWQDELLLQGQRRAHLLERLESARERTLHWESKWIQIQNTAAEKTLLLGRTRMAVLNMYHLVCQHQRRPPALDVEDTEGQLEQVKLSILDLSAMLAGLREAESAAPTS; translated from the exons ATGGCAGTGCCCTGGGAGGAATATTTCCAACTGGTTTTGGAAGAGAAACTGTCTAC GAAGATCCCGGAGCAGAACATGGACCACGTTCCCCCAGTCCTGCGTCTCTTGGAGAAGAGGCAGGAGCTGATGGATGCAGATCGGGGCCTTCAGGCCCAGAAGGAG GTGTTCGAGACCACAAAGGCCTCCCTGAAACAGCGATGGGAACAGTTGGAACAGAAAGAGCAGGAGCTAAAGGGGTCATTCATCCGCTTTGAAAAGTTTTTGCAG GACGCCGAGGCCCGGCGCAGCCGCGCACTGCGGAGAGCCGAGGAGGAGCGGCACCTGGCGGGCCGCCGGGAGGCAGAGGCGCTGAGGCTCCGGGCTCAACTGGCCGAGCTGCAGCGGGAGCGCGCGCGGCTGCAGCGCGGGCTGCAGCGTCTGGAACCCTGCGCACGCCTGCTGGGGCAAATGTTGGAGCTGTTGCCCGAG TTCCAAGAGGTCCCCGAACTGGTGGCGCGCTTCGACGGGCTGGCGGACATGCAGGCGGCGCTGAGGCTCACGGAGCGCCAGCGGCTCGCGGAGCTGGAGGAGGCGCGCGCGCGGCTGCAGCGGCTGCGGGACTCCTGGCAGGACGAGCTGCTTCTGCAAGGCCAGCGGCGAGCGCATCTCCTGGAGCGACTGGAGTCGGCGCGGGAGCGCACGCTGCACTGG GAATCCAAGTGGATTCAAATCCAGAACACGGCGGCTGAGAAGACCTTGCTTCTGGGGCGCACCAGGATGGCAGTACTCAATATGTACCACCTGGTGTGTCAGCATCAGAGACGGCCACCCGCCCTAGACGTCGAGGACACCGAGGGGCAGCTGGAGCAG GTGAAGCTGTCCATTCTGGACCTCTCCGCCATGCTGGCCGGACTCCGTGAGGCTGAGTCCGCCGCCCCCACCTCCTAA
- the CFAP73 gene encoding cilia- and flagella-associated protein 73 isoform X3 → MAVPWEEYFQLVLEEKLSTKIPEQNMDHVPPVLRLLEKRQELMDADRGLQAQKEVFETTKASLKQRWEQLEQKEQELKGSFIRFEKFLQDAEARRSRALRRAEEERHLAGRREAEALRLRAQLAELQRERARLQRGLQRLEPCARLLGQMLELLPEFQEVPELVARFDGLADMQAALRLTERQRLAELEEARARLQRLRDSWQDELLLQGQRRAHLLERLESARERTLHWVPRPEEVKLSILDLSAMLAGLREAESAAPTS, encoded by the exons ATGGCAGTGCCCTGGGAGGAATATTTCCAACTGGTTTTGGAAGAGAAACTGTCTAC GAAGATCCCGGAGCAGAACATGGACCACGTTCCCCCAGTCCTGCGTCTCTTGGAGAAGAGGCAGGAGCTGATGGATGCAGATCGGGGCCTTCAGGCCCAGAAGGAG GTGTTCGAGACCACAAAGGCCTCCCTGAAACAGCGATGGGAACAGTTGGAACAGAAAGAGCAGGAGCTAAAGGGGTCATTCATCCGCTTTGAAAAGTTTTTGCAG GACGCCGAGGCCCGGCGCAGCCGCGCACTGCGGAGAGCCGAGGAGGAGCGGCACCTGGCGGGCCGCCGGGAGGCAGAGGCGCTGAGGCTCCGGGCTCAACTGGCCGAGCTGCAGCGGGAGCGCGCGCGGCTGCAGCGCGGGCTGCAGCGTCTGGAACCCTGCGCACGCCTGCTGGGGCAAATGTTGGAGCTGTTGCCCGAG TTCCAAGAGGTCCCCGAACTGGTGGCGCGCTTCGACGGGCTGGCGGACATGCAGGCGGCGCTGAGGCTCACGGAGCGCCAGCGGCTCGCGGAGCTGGAGGAGGCGCGCGCGCGGCTGCAGCGGCTGCGGGACTCCTGGCAGGACGAGCTGCTTCTGCAAGGCCAGCGGCGAGCGCATCTCCTGGAGCGACTGGAGTCGGCGCGGGAGCGCACGCTGCACTGGGTACCGAGGCCGGAGGAG GTGAAGCTGTCCATTCTGGACCTCTCCGCCATGCTGGCCGGACTCCGTGAGGCTGAGTCCGCCGCCCCCACCTCCTAA